Part of the Moorella sp. E308F genome, ACTGCTACCACCGCCGCCGGCGCGGGTCAACCTGTTGCGCCGGAAGTTGTCGCCCATTATTGACCAGATGTCCCACTGCCGGCGCTGCCGGGCGGACGCGGCGGGGAGGCTGGGATGAGATTTTATGCCCTGCCCTGGAGGTGAGGCTGATGCGGGTGCGGGTTGTGGATACGACCTTGCGGGACGGGGAGCAGGCCCCGGGGGTGGCTTTTAACCTTGAGGAAAAGGTAACCATTGCCCGGATGCTGGACCGGCTTGGCGTAGCGCAGATTGAGGCCGGCACGCCGGCCATGGGGGAAATTGAGCAACAGGCTATAAAGGCCATCGTCAGGATGGGCTTAAAATGCCGGATCAGTACCTGGAACAGGATGCTATGGGAAGATATCCGCGCCTCCCTGGCCTGCGGGGTACGTGATGTGCATATTTCCGCTCCCGTGTCGCCCATTCAAATCCGGTACAAACTGGGGCAAAGTCACCAGTGGGTGCTGGAGCGCTTGCGGCAGGCCTGCCTCTATGCCATGGACCACGGCCTGCGGGTGACAGTGGGAGCGGAGGACGCTTCCCGGGCAGACCCCGTTTTCTTGCTGGAGTTTGCCTTCCTGGCCCGGGAACTGGGGGCGGAACGGCTGCGTTACTGCGATACCGTGGGTGTTCTGGACCCGTTCGCCACCTTTGAGCGTCTTGCCTGGCTGAAAGAAAAAATAGACCTGGAACTGGAGTTTCACGGTCATAACGACTTCGGCCTGGCCACGGCCAACGCCCTGGCGGCCGTCAAGGCCGGTGCTGGTTGGGTGGATGCCACCATCTGCGGACTGGGGGAAAGGGCAGGGAACGCCGCCCTGGAGGAGGTGGTCATGGCCCTCAAGCACCTGCACGGGGTCGAGCTCGGCTTCAAGACGGAAAAGTTACAGGAAATCGCCGCATATGTGGCCCGCGCTTCCAGACGGCAACTGCCTGCGTGGAAACCGATCGTCGGAAGCAACATATTCGCCCACGAATCAGGTATTCATGTCGACGGCACCCTCAAAGATCCCCGGACTTATGAGGTATTCGCGCCTGAAGAAGTCGGCCTTAGGCGGCAGATTGTAATCGGCAAGCACTCCGGCACCGCCGCCCTCAAGGCGAAGTTTGCCGCATACGGCATCGCTTTGAGCCAGGAGGACGCCGCAGTCATACTGGAACGGGTGCGGGCGGCAGCGGTGCAGCTAAAGCGCTCCCTTGGCGACCAAGAATTGATTTATTTATATGAGGACTACCTTCTCCACCAGGCCGCCGGGGCAAGTTCCGCACCCCAAGCGGTAGCAGCACCGAGCCAGGAAAAACGGCCTGAATAACCTCTACCTTCCGTGCAGCCTTTATAAAAAGCATAGGGAAAATAATCGAAGGGGAGCCTCGCCCGGGAGCGGGCTCTTTTTTTGCCATCGGTGTGCTATAATAATAGCAATTAACAACGGATTATATTAGCTAGAGGGGGTCCGGTGCATGATCGGTAAAGTCAATGACGATTTTTTCCGCCAGGCCATTTTACCCCATACAGGGGCTGGAGCTCCCGAGGTAGTGGTAGGGCCGCGCATGGGCGTGGATGCGGCTGTCCTTAAAATAGGAGAGGAGTGCCTGGCTGTTGCCGAAGACCCCATATTCACGGGGGCCACGATGTTCCCCGAAATTGTGGCTAAAGTCAAAGCCCTGGCAGCAAAAGTAGAAGAACTTGGTTAGGAGAGAAAACGTGGCCGCCTTAAAGGGGCTACGGTTTTAACCTGTACCGGCCCGGACGAGCAAAATATTAAAGAGCCAGAACTGGCCTGGAGGTGTCCTTTTTGCAGTACGAACCTGTTGCGCCTATTCGCTGGCAGGACGGCCAGGTGGAAATGATTGACCAGACGCGCCTGCCGGAGGAGCTGGTCATTATCCGGCCCCGGACGGTAGAGGAAATGTGGGATGCTATTAAAACGCTAAAGGTCCGGGGGGCACCGGCCATCGGCATAGCTGCGGCCCTGGGCCTTTACCTGGCCATCAAGGATTCCCGGGCCAGGGACAGGGCGGAATTTGAGACCGAATTAAAGCAGGCTGCCGCTTACCTGGCCTCGTCCCGGCCAACGGCGGTCAACCTTTTCTGGGCCTTGAAACGGGTTCAGAAGGCCGTTGCCGCCGCTGCCACCACCACCAATGATGTTTCTTCCTTGAAAGATCTGGTGTTAAAAGAAGCCCTGGCCATCCGCGACGAAGATGAAGCCACATGCCGGGCCATTGGAAAAAATGGCGCTGCCCTCCTCCAGGATGCCGAAGCCGTCCTCACCCACTGCAATGCCGGCACCCTGGCTACCGCCCGCTACGGTACGGCACTGGCGCCTATTTATTACCTGGCATCCCGGGGCAAGGTGCTCAAAGTGTTTGCCGATGAAACCCGGCCCCTTCTCCAGGGAGCAAGGCTTACGGCCTGGGAACTGCACCAGGCCGGTATCCCGGTTACCCTGATTACCGATAATATGGCCGCTGCCGTCATGGCCCGGGGCCTGGTCCAGGCGGTCATCGTCGGTGCCGACCGCATTACCGCTAACGGCGATGTGGCCAATAAAATCGGCACCTACGGGGTGGCAATACTGGCCAGGGAACACGGCCTTCCCTTTTATGTAGCAGCTCCGGCTTCTACCTTTGATTTAAGCCTTTCCAGCGGTGAGCAGATTCCCATTGAAGAAAGGGACCCGGCGGAAGTCAGCCACTTTGGCCTGCGGCCCACGGCGCCGGAAGGCATCAACATTTTTAACCCGGCCTTTGACGTGACGCCGTACCGTTATGTGACCGCTATTATTACCGAAAAAGGCATTATCAGGCCCCCGTATAAAGAGAATATCCCGCGCGTGCTAACCGGTGAAAGCAGGTGACAGCCGTTTACCCTGGGCGACGGATGAGCATAATATAAAAAATTCACCCCAAAGGAGGCCGGGCGTGCATATGGATAAGGAAAGAGAAATCGACGAGCAGCGGCGGTTGGCTGAAGCCCTGGGGGAGGAAGAAGAGCAAAAGAGGGAGCAGTTCGCCCGCGGTATCTTGCGGGAAAGGGAAGGCATAGCTGCTGAAAGGGAGAAATTCCTCCACGACCTGAAAACCACGTCCATCAAGAAATTGTAGCTAAAAAAGAGGCCATTTGCGGTTGGGCAGCAGGTGGCCTCTTAAAGTATTTCTAGTTCTATGATAAAATTGTTAAATAGTGGACAGTATACCAGGTTGGAAGGAGCGTGGTCCGGGTGCGCATAGCCATTATCGGAGGGTCCGGGGTTTACGATCCAGGAATTTTAAGCAATATCAGGGAAGAAAGGGTTGAGACGCCTTATGGTACGGCCGTGCTTAAGGTCGGTACTTATCAAGGCGAGGAAATAGGTTTCATGCCCCGCCATGGGGAGAAACATACTGTACCTCCCCACAGGGTGAATTACCGGGCCAACATCTGGGCCCTGAAGATGTTGCAAGTAGAACGAGTCCTGGCTACGGCCGCCGTCGGTTCCACCAACCCCGACTACAGGCCGGGGGATTTTGTCATTGTCAATGATTTCCTCGATTTTACCAAAACCCGCACTTATACCTTTTTTGAAGGCGGCGAGACGGGGGTAGTCCATACGGATTTTACCACTCCTTACTGCCCCGAGCTGCGGCGGTTGCTCGTGGAGACGGCTGCTGCCCTGGGGATCAAAGCCCACGACGGCGGCGTTTATGCCTGTACGGAGGGCCCCCGTTTTGAAACCCCGGCCGAGATCCGTATGATCCGGCAGCTGGGCGGGGACCTGGTGGGAATGACCAACGTCCCCGAAGTAATCCTGGCCCATGAGGTGGGCCTGTGCTATGGCCTTATAGCCATGGTAACCAACATGGCGGCCGGTATTTCCGCCACTCCTTTAAGCCATGCCGAGGTCCTGGAGATCATGGACCAGAACGGCAAGAACCTGCGAGAGCTCATCATGCAAACTATCCCCAGGATACCCCGGGAAAGGAACTGCCGCTGCAGCCTAACGGGTGGAAAAATTGAAGTCCACGACTAGGGTGGCGCTACTGCTGCCTCCAGGTAAGTCAGAGTACGCGCCGCCGCATCCAGGCGGGCGCGGATACCCAGGGGCAGGGTGGCCTGGGTGGCCAGGTGACCGGCGGGCAGGCCGTAGAAACAGGGAATACCCAGGGGGGCCAGGTGGTCGGTTATAACTTCCAGGAGGCCGGGTTGAAGAGAGGGATTTTCGCATCCGGTACAGAAACCTAGAACAATCCCGGCCGCAGCTTCCAGTTTATGAGCCAGCTTGAGCTGGGTGAGCATGCGGTCGATGCGGTAGGGGGCCTCATCCACTTCTTCTATGAAAAGGATTTTCCCCCGGGTGTCAATTTCAAAGGGTGTACCCAGGGTGGCAACTACCAGGGACAGGTTGCCGCCGGTGACTATTCCCTCGGCCCGTCCGGGAGTAATGGTCACCGGTGGGGGTAATCCAGGCGCCGGCGGGATGCTGCCCAGGGGTGAAGCAACCGCCAGGGCCCGGCAGAGGCTTTCCCTAGTATAGGGGGGGAGGGCCTTACTGCCCAGTTCGGGATAGAGCATGGGGCCATGAAAGGTTACCAGGCCGGTCATTCTGTTGAGGGCCAGGTGCAGGGCGGTAATATCGCTGTAGCCCACTAAAATTTTAGGATGGTAGCGGATAAGGTTGTAGTCGAGGTCAGCCAGGAGCCGCAGGGTGCCGTAACCGCCCCGGAGGCATATTATGGCCTTTACTTCCGGGTCCTGGAACATCTGGTGCAGGTCGGCCAGGCGCCCGGCATCGCTGCCGGCCAGGTAGCCGGTGGCTTTGCTGATATGGGTGCCGGTACGTACTCTGTAGCCCAGGCTGAGCCAGAAGTCGATCCCCCTGGCCAGGTACGCCGGGTCTGGCAGGGGACTGGCCGGAGCAATGATGCCAATCGTATCGCCTTTTTGAAGGGCCGGCGGTTTAATAATGGGAGTAGTTGCGGACATGGTGCTTCCCTCTGCTTGTAGTTGAATTCCCGGGGTTGCAGCAGGCCCCCCTGGTCCAATATATATGCTCTATTAAAATAAAAACGGCAGGGTGTACCTGCCGTTTGCCTATAATTTCACCGGGCAGCTATTTGCGGGTGATGCCGTCGGCGTTCTTTTCAGCAGAACCCTTGGCAATGAAAGTCTTGCAGCAGGTTTCTGCCGAAGACTTTACGGGGGTAGCTGAAATACTACCGGCCATAGGGGCATCGACATTCTGGGGTTGAGAATTGCTGATGGCATCGGAAGTAACCAGGATTTGCGAAGCGTCACAGACGTTACCGCTGGACCAGTAATGGCAGTTGTTAACGCTGCAGGTAATGCGCGGCATGAAGGGCACCTCCAAAGAATTGATTTGTTTTTTAATACAATTTCCTTGAAAGAGCCTTTTTATGCGCTGCTATACTTGATATAATTTACAGCCCACCGGTATATACTAATTTTGAAGTTTTAGTGAAGTTCCTTGACAAAGGTGAAGCCAGTAAATAAGATGGACTTAAACAACTACAGGCAGGGGGTATGTCAAACTCAACCCTGAACTTGCTAAAAATAGTTGAGGAGGTTATTATATATGATGTGGGGATATTATGGCAACTGGGGGATGGGCCTCTGGATGCTGGTCTGGTGGGTGTTACTAATTGGCATCCTGGTCCTGGCGGTTTATGGCCTGGTAAGCCTGTTTAACCGCCGCACCGGCCAGCAGCCCGCGCTGCGTCCTGACCCCCTGGCAATATTGAAGGAACGCTATGCAAGGGGTGAAATTACCACCGACGAGTACCACCGTATGCGTGAGGAACTCAGGGAGTGATATGTTCAATTCCATGTTCTGGGGAGCTCCTCATGGCGGTCATCAACCGCCTCCACTGCTTGTGACTTCCTATTTCGGGGGAGGGTGGCTATGCGACGCCAACTTGGCAGCGATGCCGGTTTAACGGCGCGAATGTTTTTGACCATGTTTTTACTGGCAGCCCTGTATCTCTTTTTCCTGGCCGTCTTGTGGCAGGCCGGGGTGAGTTATACAGGTATTATCATTTTTGTCGGGATTATGCTGGCCGTCCAGTATTACTTTTCCGACCGCATGGTTCTCTGGTCCATGGGTGCCAGGGAGGTATCTCCCCGGGAAGCGCCGGAACTCCATGCCCTGGTGGAAAGGCTGGCCGCCCTGGCCGATTTACCCAAACCCAGGGTAGCTATTGTTGATACTCCCATGCCCAATGCCTTTGCCACCGGCCGCAGCCCGGCCAATGCCGTCGTGGCAGTGACAACCGGGATCCTGGAACGCCTGGATCCCCCGGAACTGGAAGCCGTCCTGGGTCATGAATTGAGCCATATCAAAAACCGGGATATGACGGTGCTGACGCTGGCTAGCTTTTTTGCCACCGTTGCTTCCTTTATCGTGCAAAACTTTTTCTACTGGGGCGCCTTTGGCGGCCGCGACCGGGACGAGCGCAACAATACCATGCTGGTTTACCTGGTGTCCCTGGTGGTCTGGCTGGTCAGCTACTTCCTCATTCGTGCCCTGTCCCGTTACCGGGAATTTGCTGCCGACCGGGGCGCGGCCATCCTTACCGGTGCGCCGGGCCAGCTGGCCTCTGCCCTGGTAAAGATCAGCAGCAGCATGGCGCGCATCCCTGACCGGGATTTGCGCCAGGCCGAGGCCTTTAACGCCTTCTTCATTATCCCGGCCTTAAACAGCAACAGCATCATGGAGCTTTTCTCTACCCACCCGTCTCTGGAGCGCCGCCTGGCCTACCTGCGTAAACTGGAACGGGAAATGGAGGAATGGCGGTGAGCTTCTGGGACGCCCTCCTGGGGCGAACCCGGGTACCACCGGCGCGCACGGAGCCCCTTTTTGCCCTGAGCACGGCCATTGTCACCCTGGAAAGCGAGCTGGGCTGGCAGCCCTGCGGCCGCGCAGGGGTAGTCCTGCGGCCCGGTGAAGACAGTTTTTTTACCACCACCCAGGAAGAGACGGAGGAACTGGTATCCCTGGCCGCCCGGGAAATGGAAGGCCGCCTCGAGAGTAAAAAGGATGAATATGGCTACCACTGGCTCATCTTCGCCGATCGTGACTGGGAGGATCTGGTCGCCCTGGCCCACATGGCGGGTCAGAATTTTAAGGAGAAGGGTGCCGGCGACCGCCTGCTGGCGGCAGTTTTCAAGCTGCAAAAAAAGGACCAGGTCCTTTATCTCATTTTCAGCTACAAGAGAGGTGCTTTTTATCCCTTTATCCCCGTTGATGAGCACAATAAGAAGCGGGATAATGCCGGGGAAATGCGCCTGGCGGCTTTAATGGATAAGGAACTTCCCTGGGAAAAGGATATCACTCGCTGGTACCCCCTCTGGGGTTGCCCGGTATAATCCACGAAAGGAGTTTTATACTATGGGGATCCTGTCGCGCATGTCGACAATTTTCAAATCTAAGATGAACAAAATCCTCGATCAGGTAGAAAATCCCCAGGAAACCTTGGAGTATTCCTACAACCGTCAGCTGGAAATGCTCCAGAACGTCAAACGTAACCTGGCTGATGTCGTTGCTTCCAAAAAACGTCTGGAACTCCAGGCCGTCAAGTTGAAGGACAGTCAAAAAAAGCTGGAAGATCAGGCCCGCCAGGCCCTGCAGCTGGGGCGCGAGGACCTGGCCACTACCGCCCTGGAGCGGAAAGCAGCCATCCAGCAGCAGCTGGATGGCCTGCAGGAACAGATTAAAGGGCTGGAAGCGGAACAGGCAAAACTTGCTGCCGTAGAGGCCAAGCTTCAGGCCAAAGTGGAAGCCTTCCGGACTAAGAAAGAAATAATCAAGGCCCAGTATTCGGCGGCTCAGGCCCAGGTCAAGATTGGCGAGGCGGCCACCGGTCTGTCGGAAGAGCTGGCCGACGTCTCCCTGGCCATCCAGCGCGCCGAAGAAAAAACAGAGCAAATGCGGGCCCGGGCGGCAGCCATTGACGAGCTGGTAAACTCCGGGGTCCTGGAAGACGCCCTGGAAACGGCCGATCCTCTGGAGCGGGAGCTGAAGCAGGCTGGCGCTGCCACCCAGGTCCAGGCGGACCTGGAGCGCTTGAAGAGAGAGGTGGGCAAAGCTTGATAATCCGTATTTTATCGGAAGGCCAGTACCGGCTGGAAGGGGAGGCCTTGAGCGAACTCGACCGGCTAGATGACAGGCTGCTGGATGCCCTTGAAGCAGGCAACCCTGAGGAATATGATAACAGCTTCCGGGAGGTTCTGTCCCTGATCCGCGGGCGGGGCATACGCATTCCTGATACGGAACTGGTAGAATCGGATCTTATCCTGCCGGCACCGGATACTACCTTTGAAGAGGCCCGCAACCTCTTTGCTGATTACCCGAGGCATCTCAGCTAAGATAAAAGTAGAGGATTTTAAAAGCAGGTATCTTAATAGATACCTGCTTTTTGCTGGCGCTATATGGTAAATTATGGTATAATAAGAAATAAAATACAATCCAGCGGAGGGGAGAAAAATGCGTAAAGCCAGTTTGGCCGGTCTTATCATGTTTTTCATGCTGCTGCCGTGGGGAACAGCCTGGGCCGGGCCGGCGGAGAGCTCACTTCTGGCCCTGTTACCGCCGGAAAAGGCCAGGGCACCAGCATTAACCCGGGGCGGATTTGCTGTTATGCTGGTGGCAGCAGCTCGGATTAAAAGTGAAGTTCGCGACATCAACCTGCCCGATGACGTCCCGGCCGGTAGCTGGTATGCCCCGGCTTTACAAGCCCTCTGGCAGGAGGGGATGATTCATGGCTATCCCTACGGCAAACTACGTCCCGATCAGGAGATAACGAACCTGGAGGCGGTTATTCTTACAGCCCGGGTACTCGGACTGCCCAATGAAATCAGCTCGCCCCTTACCGAATTGCAACCAGGCGATATACCCTACGGCTTCAACCAGTATGCCTTTTTCCATCGCCAGGGGTTATTGCCGCCGGGGGGGCCAATGGCCTTCTTAACGCCGACCGCCGCCGCCGGCTGGTTGGCTGAAGTCTTTAACTCTGACCCCCGGGCCAAAGATCTAATGGATAAATGTCGCCAGGCCCTGGCCAGGCAACAGGGTATTGCTACCCGGGGGGAGGCCAGTATTAAATTTCACAGCCGGCCGGGTTTGCCGGTTACGGCGGAAATAGACCGGCTGGCAATTAAGGGAGAGGTTCTCAATGAAGTTCTCCTTCCGGGGCAAATGCACCAGGTTGCTGCCCTGGAACTGGAAGGCCGTAAGGCCCTGCACATTGAACAGGTCGCTAGCAATGGCAACCTGTATCGCCGGGTTGCAGAGGCTCCTGGCCAGATAGGTGACTGGGAGCGGTTAAGCCTGGCTCCTGATATTACCCTCCTGATGCGCCAGCAGCAAAACCTGGGGCTGCCGGCAAACATCTTTCCATACTTACGCTACCGCTACCTGGGCATAAGTAAAGTTGCCGGCCAGGAAGTCCTGGGGATCAGTTTTTATACCCGTTTGCATACAGCTGGGCCTGTTACTGAACTCCTACCACCGGCAACCCTGGGTGAGGGACTGGCAGCCTATCTTAACCCGCCGGAAAAACTTATCCGCTCCTTCTCTTACTGGGGTTTAGTTTACGTCAATCCCCGGACCTTTTTACCCGTCAGGAGTGTCATCAACCTCGTCATGGCCTTTGCCCCTGCTTACCGGGGGCAGCCGGCACCTATGGCGGCCATGGAATTGCGCTACCGGATAGATAGTTATACCTATCAGGGTATTAAGATTACCCTACCGGTTCCGGTGCCGCCGCCAGTAAAGGAACACTAGCAGGATAAGGCCCGCGACGATAACCGCATCGAAGCGGTGGAAAATAGAGCCCAGGGCTTCCCAGCTGGCCCCTAACTCACGGCCGGCATAGACCAGGAGGATGGACCAGGGCAGGGAGCCCAGAAAGGTATAAATGACAAAGCGGACGAAGGGCATGGCGGCAATGCCGGCCGGCAGGGAAATAAAAGTCCGGATAACGGGCATCAGCCTGGTAAAAAAAACGGTTGCTTCGCCGTAGCGTTGAAACCACTTTTCTGCTACGGCGAATTCTTTTTCGGAGAAAAAGACATAGCGGCCATATTTTTTTAAAAAAGGGCGGCCGCCCCGGAGCCCCACAAAGTAGGCGACAATGGAACCAATGGTACCGCCAATGGTACCGGCCAGGACGGTTCCCCAGAAATTGAGCCGGCCGGTGCTTACCAGGTAACCACCAAATGGCAGGATTATTTCGCTGGGGAGAGGTATGCAGGCGCTTTCAATGGCCATACCTATGGCAATACCTGTATAGCCGAGGCTGGCAATGAACTCCGTAATGGCATGAAAAATGGGCGCTAAAAGATTCTCCAAGGCGGGTATCTCCTCCTCAGGTGGGCTTCTACCTGCTGGTATCTGCTGGCGTTCTGGATAATTATATCAAGCTTACAGGCAGGTAACAAGGCTTTATTCAACTCCAGCAATGATCGTTGCTTTTACCCGGCTTTTCCTGCCGAACAACCTTCTCTTTTGGCCCGGCTTACGTTATAATAGCCTTATCTTACTACCGTTTAAAGAACAGGGGGAGGAGCAAGGTAGCTTTGTCAGTGGTCGAACTGTTAAAAGAAAAAATCCGCCAGGAAGGGCGGGTCATTTCCGAAGATATTCTTAAAGTGGATTCCTTCTTAAACCATCAGATTGATCCGGTATTGATGCTGGAGGTGGGCAAGGAGTTTGCCCGCCGCTTTGCCGGTACCGGTATTACCAAGGTCCTGACGGTGGAAGCCTCGGGGATAGCTGTAGCCCTCATGACAGGTTTGAGCCTCCGGGTACCGGTAGTTTTTGCTAAGAAAAAGCAACCTTCCACCATGGATGGCGATACTTACTGCGGCCGGGTGCGTTCTTTTACCAAAGAAGAGGTTATAGATATAGTAGTGGCCGGTAGCTACCTGGGACCGGAGGACCGGGTGTTGATTATTGATGATTTCCTGGCTTCCGGGGAGGCGGCCCGGGGACTGTTAAAGATTATCGACCAGGCCGGGGCCACCCTGGTGGGCATCGGTACTGTTATTGAAAAGGTCTTCCAGAGCGGCGGCGAGACTTTACGGGAGCAGGGCATTCGCGTGGAGTCCCTGGTGCAGATCGGCAGTCTAACAGGGGGGCAGATTGAATTTTTAAATTAATTTTTATCCGGTTGGCAGGATTTTTTTATCGGATGGCGAAATACATATCTAACAACTGGATAAATTGCTTCCGAGTTGCCGCTTCCCTCCGGGAAGGGCAAACGTCAGGGCCGGGGAGCAATCCCTTGACCTGCTATTGGGCAAAGGAAGGTACTCTTAGAAATAGGTAAGAGTACCTTTTTGTTTGGCGCAGGTTTTTCCGGGCCGGGCGACCTGACCACCGGGCCGGTCCGCAGTAGTGACCCTACGGCAGAATAAACTACCGCACCTTTCCTCCACCATGTTATACGGGAGGTGGGAGATTTAGATTTTAAGCTGAGATGTCGCATTTATATGCTAAATACCGAAGGGAGGAATAATTTTGGCGAAGCTTCTGGTGGTCGATCAGGAAAAATGTACTGCCTGCCGCCGCTGTGAGCTGGCATGCTCCTTCAAACATACCGGTGCATTCAACCCGGCTGCGGCTCGGCTGTCGGTGGCAGCCTTCCTTGATGATGATTATTACCTGCCGGTAGTCTGCCAGCATTGCGATGAGCCGGCCTGCCAGGCCGTCTGTCCGGCCGGAGCCATCAGCCGCGACGGCAAAACAAATGCCGTGGTGATCAACGAAGATCGCTGCATAGGCTGCCGCATGTGTATCATGGCCTGTCCTTTTGGCGGAACAGATTATTCGGTGTCCGAGCAAAAGGTAGTCAAGTGTGATCTCTGCGGGGGCGAACCGGAGTGTGTCCTTAACTGTCCCTGGGGAGCCCTGGAGTATAAAGAACCGGCCGGCCAGGCATTGAGCAAGCGGCAACAAATAGCCCGCAGGGTCCAGGCTGCTCTACGGGAGGTGGGCTAAGATGTACGGCTGGGTTGGTCAATTGCTGCGGGTTGATTTAAGCAGCGGCGAGTGCAAGGTGGAGAAGCTTGATCCGGTTCTGGCCCGGGATTATGTTGGCGCCCGGGGACTGGCCAGCAAGATTCTTTATGACGAGGTCGATCCCGGCGTCGACCCGTTGGCACCGCAAAACAAGCTCATTTTCATGACCGGTCCCTTAACCGGGACGGCGGCCATTTCCGGCAGCCGTTATAACGTCGTTACTAAATCGCCCCTTACGGGAGCCATTGCCGCCTCCAGCTCCGGCGGTTATTTTGGCGGCGAGCTGAAATATGCGGGCTTTGACGGGATTATTTTGGAGGGGAAGGCCGCCGAACCTGTTTACCTCTGGATCGAAGATGGTGCTTGCGAACTACGACCGGCCGGGGAGCTGTGGGGCAAAAATACCCACGAAACGGAAGACGCTATCAAAGCAGCCACTTGCCCCAATGCCAAAGTGGCCTGCATCGGCCCGGCGGGGGAGAAGCTGGTGCGCTTTGCCTGCGTTATCAATGACAAGCACCGGGCTGCCGGCCGTTCGGGCGTCGGTGCCGTCATGGGCTCG contains:
- the mtnP gene encoding S-methyl-5'-thioadenosine phosphorylase — encoded protein: MRIAIIGGSGVYDPGILSNIREERVETPYGTAVLKVGTYQGEEIGFMPRHGEKHTVPPHRVNYRANIWALKMLQVERVLATAAVGSTNPDYRPGDFVIVNDFLDFTKTRTYTFFEGGETGVVHTDFTTPYCPELRRLLVETAAALGIKAHDGGVYACTEGPRFETPAEIRMIRQLGGDLVGMTNVPEVILAHEVGLCYGLIAMVTNMAAGISATPLSHAEVLEIMDQNGKNLRELIMQTIPRIPRERNCRCSLTGGKIEVHD
- a CDS encoding S66 peptidase family protein; amino-acid sequence: MSATTPIIKPPALQKGDTIGIIAPASPLPDPAYLARGIDFWLSLGYRVRTGTHISKATGYLAGSDAGRLADLHQMFQDPEVKAIICLRGGYGTLRLLADLDYNLIRYHPKILVGYSDITALHLALNRMTGLVTFHGPMLYPELGSKALPPYTRESLCRALAVASPLGSIPPAPGLPPPVTITPGRAEGIVTGGNLSLVVATLGTPFEIDTRGKILFIEEVDEAPYRIDRMLTQLKLAHKLEAAAGIVLGFCTGCENPSLQPGLLEVITDHLAPLGIPCFYGLPAGHLATQATLPLGIRARLDAAARTLTYLEAAVAPP
- a CDS encoding SHOCT domain-containing protein; the protein is MMWGYYGNWGMGLWMLVWWVLLIGILVLAVYGLVSLFNRRTGQQPALRPDPLAILKERYARGEITTDEYHRMREELRE
- a CDS encoding DUF1540 domain-containing protein encodes the protein MPRITCSVNNCHYWSSGNVCDASQILVTSDAISNSQPQNVDAPMAGSISATPVKSSAETCCKTFIAKGSAEKNADGITRK
- the mtnA gene encoding S-methyl-5-thioribose-1-phosphate isomerase — protein: MQYEPVAPIRWQDGQVEMIDQTRLPEELVIIRPRTVEEMWDAIKTLKVRGAPAIGIAAALGLYLAIKDSRARDRAEFETELKQAAAYLASSRPTAVNLFWALKRVQKAVAAAATTTNDVSSLKDLVLKEALAIRDEDEATCRAIGKNGAALLQDAEAVLTHCNAGTLATARYGTALAPIYYLASRGKVLKVFADETRPLLQGARLTAWELHQAGIPVTLITDNMAAAVMARGLVQAVIVGADRITANGDVANKIGTYGVAILAREHGLPFYVAAPASTFDLSLSSGEQIPIEERDPAEVSHFGLRPTAPEGINIFNPAFDVTPYRYVTAIITEKGIIRPPYKENIPRVLTGESR
- the pspAA gene encoding PspA-associated protein PspAA gives rise to the protein MIIRILSEGQYRLEGEALSELDRLDDRLLDALEAGNPEEYDNSFREVLSLIRGRGIRIPDTELVESDLILPAPDTTFEEARNLFADYPRHLS
- the pspAB gene encoding PspA-associated protein PspAB, with amino-acid sequence MSFWDALLGRTRVPPARTEPLFALSTAIVTLESELGWQPCGRAGVVLRPGEDSFFTTTQEETEELVSLAAREMEGRLESKKDEYGYHWLIFADRDWEDLVALAHMAGQNFKEKGAGDRLLAAVFKLQKKDQVLYLIFSYKRGAFYPFIPVDEHNKKRDNAGEMRLAALMDKELPWEKDITRWYPLWGCPV
- a CDS encoding S-layer homology domain-containing protein, with protein sequence MRKASLAGLIMFFMLLPWGTAWAGPAESSLLALLPPEKARAPALTRGGFAVMLVAAARIKSEVRDINLPDDVPAGSWYAPALQALWQEGMIHGYPYGKLRPDQEITNLEAVILTARVLGLPNEISSPLTELQPGDIPYGFNQYAFFHRQGLLPPGGPMAFLTPTAAAGWLAEVFNSDPRAKDLMDKCRQALARQQGIATRGEASIKFHSRPGLPVTAEIDRLAIKGEVLNEVLLPGQMHQVAALELEGRKALHIEQVASNGNLYRRVAEAPGQIGDWERLSLAPDITLLMRQQQNLGLPANIFPYLRYRYLGISKVAGQEVLGISFYTRLHTAGPVTELLPPATLGEGLAAYLNPPEKLIRSFSYWGLVYVNPRTFLPVRSVINLVMAFAPAYRGQPAPMAAMELRYRIDSYTYQGIKITLPVPVPPPVKEH
- a CDS encoding PspA/IM30 family protein, which gives rise to MGILSRMSTIFKSKMNKILDQVENPQETLEYSYNRQLEMLQNVKRNLADVVASKKRLELQAVKLKDSQKKLEDQARQALQLGREDLATTALERKAAIQQQLDGLQEQIKGLEAEQAKLAAVEAKLQAKVEAFRTKKEIIKAQYSAAQAQVKIGEAATGLSEELADVSLAIQRAEEKTEQMRARAAAIDELVNSGVLEDALETADPLERELKQAGAATQVQADLERLKREVGKA
- the htpX gene encoding zinc metalloprotease HtpX, with amino-acid sequence MRRQLGSDAGLTARMFLTMFLLAALYLFFLAVLWQAGVSYTGIIIFVGIMLAVQYYFSDRMVLWSMGAREVSPREAPELHALVERLAALADLPKPRVAIVDTPMPNAFATGRSPANAVVAVTTGILERLDPPELEAVLGHELSHIKNRDMTVLTLASFFATVASFIVQNFFYWGAFGGRDRDERNNTMLVYLVSLVVWLVSYFLIRALSRYREFAADRGAAILTGAPGQLASALVKISSSMARIPDRDLRQAEAFNAFFIIPALNSNSIMELFSTHPSLERRLAYLRKLEREMEEWR
- the nifV gene encoding homocitrate synthase, translated to MRVRVVDTTLRDGEQAPGVAFNLEEKVTIARMLDRLGVAQIEAGTPAMGEIEQQAIKAIVRMGLKCRISTWNRMLWEDIRASLACGVRDVHISAPVSPIQIRYKLGQSHQWVLERLRQACLYAMDHGLRVTVGAEDASRADPVFLLEFAFLARELGAERLRYCDTVGVLDPFATFERLAWLKEKIDLELEFHGHNDFGLATANALAAVKAGAGWVDATICGLGERAGNAALEEVVMALKHLHGVELGFKTEKLQEIAAYVARASRRQLPAWKPIVGSNIFAHESGIHVDGTLKDPRTYEVFAPEEVGLRRQIVIGKHSGTAALKAKFAAYGIALSQEDAAVILERVRAAAVQLKRSLGDQELIYLYEDYLLHQAAGASSAPQAVAAPSQEKRPE